In a genomic window of Vigna angularis cultivar LongXiaoDou No.4 chromosome 6, ASM1680809v1, whole genome shotgun sequence:
- the LOC108341942 gene encoding nuclear transcription factor Y subunit B-3, producing MADSDNDSGGTHNAGKGSEMSPREQDRFLPIANVSRIMKKALPANAKISKDAKETVQECVSEFISFITGEASDKCQREKRKTINGDDLLWAMTTLGFEDYVEPLKVYLQRFREMEGEKTVAARDKDAPPASNATNSAYESGSYGAGGIMMHQGHVYGSGGFHQVGGSVIKGGPAYPGPGSNASRPR from the coding sequence ATGGCGGACTCCGACAACGACTCCGGCGGCACGCACAACGCCGGCAAGGGCAGCGAGATGTCGCCGCGGGAGCAGGACCGGTTTCTGCCGATCGCAAACGTGAGTCGCATCATGAAGAAGGCGCTTCCGGCGAACGCAAAGATCTCGAAGGACGCGAAGGAGACGGTTCAGGAGTGTGTGTCGGAATTCATCAGCTTCATCACCGGCGAGGCCTCCGACAAGTGCCAGCGCGAAAAGCGAAAGACGATCAACGGCGACGATCTTCTTTGGGCGATGACGACTCTGGGCTTCGAGGACTACGTGGAGCCTCTGAAGGTCTACCTTCAGCGCTTTAGAGAAATGGAAGGAGAGAAGACCGTGGCGGCGCGTGACAAAGACGCGCCTCCTGCTTCCAATGCTACCAACAGTGCCTACGAGAGTGGTAGTTATGGTGCTGGTGGGATCATGATGCATCAGGGACACGTGTACGGTTCTGGTGGGTTCCATCAAGTGGGTGGCAGTGTTATTAAGGGTGGGCCTGCGTATCCTGGGCCTGGTTCCAATGCGAGTCGGCCTAGATAG